The Polypterus senegalus isolate Bchr_013 chromosome 1, ASM1683550v1, whole genome shotgun sequence genome includes a window with the following:
- the nkx1.2la gene encoding NK1 transcription factor related 2-like,a, protein MLERQDSGVKMPSAQRISFSVLDILDPNKFTSKKQKCSSSEAANVSLKFSMEGSKLGLQTMDLCNGDRDLQVDSPNRVSDTECLPKEIHETCLAKQGDVVNGSEDISLLTETAKESSQRKEEYGYETNFATEEKESLKQKRRKSDHGCSKPRRARTAFTYEQLVALENKFRSTRYLSVCERLNLALSLSLTETQVKIWFQNRRTKWKKQNPGADNTIQSGSGSSAGIRDSPTPPGPSGLNFQSFPAFTPGNMVFHSSSTLSLPSTGSLLNPFLHSGYLPPPFYSQHL, encoded by the exons atgttagAGCGTCAGGACAGTGGGGTGAAGATGCCATCAGCTCAAAGAATTTCTTTCTCTGTTCTTGACATCCTCGATCCGAACAAGTTCACcagtaaaaaacagaaatgctcTTCTTCGGAGGCTGCAAATGTTTCACTGAAGTTTTCCATGGAAGGCTCAAAACTGGGTTTGCAGACAATGGATCTTTGTAACGGGGACAGGGACCTGCAAGTGGATTCGCCAAATAGAGTTTCGG ATACTGAATGTCTACCTAAGGAAATACATGAAACATGTTTAGCCAAACAGGGAGATGTGGTTAATGGCTCTGAAGACATCTCCCTGTTAACAGAAACAGCAAAAGAATCTAGCCAACGGAAGGAAGAGTACGGTTATGAAACTAATTTTGCCACAGAAGAGAAGGAATCATTGAAACAAAAGAGGCGCAAGTCTGACCACGGATGCTCCAAGCCCAGGCGGGCCAGGACAGCATTCACCTATGAACAGCTGGTGGCCCTAGAGAACAAATTTCGCTCAACGCGCTATTTATCTGTATGTGAACGCCTGAACCTTGCCCTTTCACTAAGCCTTACCGAAACTCAAGTCAAAATCTGGTTTCAAAACCGCAGGACCAAGTGGAAGAAACAAAATCCTGGTGCTGACAACACAATTCAGTCTGGCAGTGGCTCTTCTGCAGGTATTAGAGACAGTCCCACTCCTCCTGGTCCTAGTGGACTAAATTTCCAAAGTTTTCCAGCCTTCACACCGGGAAATATGGTGTTTCATAGTTCTAGCACACTTTCACTGCCATCCACTGGAAGTCTACTCAATCCCTTCTTGCATTCTGGCTACTTACCACCTCCATTTTATTCACAACATCTATAG